The Coregonus clupeaformis isolate EN_2021a chromosome 20, ASM2061545v1, whole genome shotgun sequence genome contains a region encoding:
- the kank4 gene encoding KN motif and ankyrin repeat domain-containing protein 4, which translates to MDRKSANGYPKAGGESGGGGQRKQLPYSVETPYGFHLDLDFLKYVDDIEKGNTIKRVHIQRKARGPPKFSTLPRNFSLPGHGARPAPKDTWSSTSTLGPKPRGRVTEVQQFLDFRASDGGSGSAGGQSQSSRAQGGSLSPARPREEAGVLAEKPLGRPNLLRTSSMPVTIPHRKGSESGDERTESGSSENVFRAVPQDRSGLHQQITAALKRVRELEDMVRTIPELKSQICSLREEREQLILRLQAQTKPQPPPPPQRASPSPAQSTDPGPASQPPGAGAVVDPGRAESTASETETQQESLKSIVQEGEADRLLAAQASEGPDRQREALVNPLEQTAELSEDVTVQKAPEPSERGVFVQVIEGVSVSGEGDLLSIEQLQAKLVALEAKLSQASEHLEKTNNLLRQQVEENRMKEERILQLSEGGREGKEVCGERQTSRRTSVDQGTETERVDIINQGTETERVVIINQETETERADMVEQGTDTERIVICLIRERANSVDQGTETERVEVVDQVAETEMVIVCPVRPRANSVDQGTETERVDTVNQVTETPPGDRLDQVTETETQTVVSVDQMTETTHVRPVRQARHRANSVDQGTEPQIQAGVSVDQGTETVDTVNQVTETETQTAPVRPVRPARHRAHSVDQGTETERVGTVDQVTETEAAQSADQQTETERDRGETSNTSHSAIEIESAAIVSAAIKSAVTEISGAEIESTESAVKNGDITESAVTEEGFVIIECVDIESMVTESMVTERMVTERMVTENVDTEGMVTKRQEVVVETVVEQMTVTGSVLKQSTTTKSTVIESVVTEESAVTEESVVTETPVAPESPVAAPTPSSSQTQPQPGQKESVQPQAQPQAQPQPQAQPQAQPQAQAQPQAQPQAQPQAQPQAQPQAQAQAQDPRRGSNPALGQVVTRLTGLINEQWAQLGSSQEKPDKQETPSPSTQKPAPGQGKPAAGKPSTGKSAGKSGPSKMSSIQSQLVSSLSALSAFYSPGQKAAASKQQGLKSIMKKNDAADKQGNRGGAKKNLKFVGVNGGYETTSSEEESSGEEKEEAEEEVDSSEPEEQEEEQWEKEEQEEGAGEAQGQGEATATGEEAQGAGAQARETEGQGDPQDPDTSQALLEQQPEAGETIDKDFMEACHYIKDRMAEVATPDKEMRHVLTVLYQEWFRVSSQKDSLADTVTLYLREVGIATPTLLRYIVNLADGNGNTALHYSVSHSNFPVVKLLLDTGLCEVDTQNKAGYTAVMLASLTAADGPDDMEVALQLLRQGDVNARASQAGQTALMLAVSHGRTAMVRLLLSCQADLNVQDKDGSTALMCACEHGHTEIARILLESDHCDTSLTDKDGQSALSVAVAASHSEIVELLKTHSDSTTQASNPSSTTTSATIITTTTASLL; encoded by the exons ATGGACAGGAAAAGTG CCAATGGCTACCCTAAGGccggaggagagagtggaggtgGGGGTCAGAGGAAGCAGCTGCCCTACTCCGTAGAGACCCCCTACGGCTTCCACCTGGACCTCGACTTCCTCAAATATGTGGACGACATCGAGAAAGGCAACACCATCAAGCGGGTGCACATCCAGCGCAAGGCCAGGGGTCCTCCTAAGTTCAGCACCCTGCCCAGGAACTTCAGCCTGCCTGGGCATGGGGCACGACCGGCCCCCAAGGACACCTGGTCTTCCACCTCTACACTGGGACCCAAGCCCCGGGGCAGAGTCACAGAGGTCCAGCAGTTCTTGGATTTTAGAGCCAGTGATGGAGGCAGTGGTTCGGCGGGGGGTCAGAGCCAGAGCAGCAGGGCGCAGGGGGGTAGCTTATCCCCGGCCAGGCCCAGGGAGGAGGCAGGGGTGTTAGCCGAGAAGCCCCTGGGGAGGCCCAACctcctccggacgtccagcatgCCCGTTACCATCCCACACAGGAAGGGCTCCGAGTCCGGGGACGAGAGAACGGAGAGCGGCTCATCTGAGAACGTGTTCCGCGCTGTGCCCCAGGACCGGTCGGGGCTGCACCAGCAGATCACCGCAGCCCTGAAGAGGGTCAGAGAGCTGGAGGATATGGTGAGGACCATCCCAGAGCTCAAGTCCCAGATCTGCTcactgagggaggagagggagcaaCTGATCCTCAGGCTGCAGGCCCAAACCAAGCCCCAGCCTCCACCCCCCCCACAACGCGCCTCGCCCTCCCCAGCCCAGAGCACTGATCCTGGGCCCGCCTCTCAGCCGCCGGGGGCTGGAGCAGTAGTGGATCCCGGGAGAGCAGAGAGCACTGCGTCAGAGACAGAAACACAACAGGAATCCTTAAAAAGTATTGTACAAGAAGGAGAAGCAGATAGGCTTTTAGCAGCACAGGCATCAGAGGgaccagacagacaaagagaagcATTAGTGAATCCATTAGAGCAAACAGCGGAGCTATCAGAGGACGTTACAGTACAGAAAGCACCAGAACCTTCAGAGAGAGGAGTGTTTGTGCAAGTCATAGAGGGAGTCAGTGTCAGTGGTGAGGGGGACCTCCTCAGCATCGAACAACTCCAGGCTAAGCTAGTAGCGCTAGAGGCTAAGTTAAGTCAGGCTAGTGAACACCTGGAGAAAACCAACAATCTCCTCAGACAACAGGTAGAGGAAAACAGGATGAAGGAGGAGAGGATACTTCAGctaagcgagggagggagagaaggaaaggaggtGTGTGGGGAGAGACAGACAAGTAGGAGGACCAGTGTGGaccaggggacagagacagagagagtggataTTATAAaccaggggacagagacagagagagtggtcaTTATAAaccaggagacagagacagagagggctgATATGGTGGAGCAGGGGACTGATACAGAGAGGATAGTAATATGTTTAATCAGAGAGAGAGCTAACAGTGTGGACCAGgggacagagacggagagagtaGAAGTGGTGGACCAGGTGGCCGAGACAGAGATGGTTATTGTATGTCCAGTCAGACCAAGGGCTAACAGTGTGGaccaggggacagagacagagagagtggacaCTGTAAACCAGGTGACAGAGACACCGCCTGGAGACAGATTAGACcaggtgacagagacagagacacagacagtagTCAGTGTGGACCAGATGACAGAGACAACACATGTACGTCCAGTGAGACAAGCAAGACACAGGGCTAACAGTGTGGACCAGGGGACAGAGCCACAAATACAGGCAGGAGTCAGTGTAGACCAGGGGACGGAGACAGTGGATACTGTGAACcaggtgacagagacagagacacagacagcacCTGTACGTCCAGTGAGACCAGCGAGACACAGGGCTCACAGTGTGGaccaggggacagagacagagagagtgggtaCAGTGGACCaggtgacagagacagaggcagcgCAGAGTGCAGACCagcaaacagagacagagagagacagaggtgagACTAGCAATACCTCACATAGCGCTATAGAGATTGAGAGTGCGGCTATAGTAAGTGCAGCCATAAAAAGTGCGGTCACAGAAATTTCTGGAGCAGAAATTGAGTCCACAGAAAGTGCTGTCAAAAATGGGGATATCACTGAGAGTGCAGTAACTGAAGAAGGTTTTGTGATTATAGAATGTGTGGACATAGAAAGTATGGTCACAGAAAGTATGGTCACAGAAAGGATGGTCACAGAAAGGATGGTCACAGAGAATGTGGACACAGAAGGTATGGTAACAAAGAGACAAGAAGTGGTAGTAGAGACTGTAGTTGAACAAATGACAGTGACTGGAAGTGTGCTTAAACAGAGTACAACCACAAAAAGTACAGTCATAGAGAGTGTGGTCACAGAAGAGAGTGCTGTCACAGAAGAGAGTGTGGTCACAGAAACTCCAGTAGCCCCAGAGAGCCCAGTTGCAGCACCCACCCCCTCTTCCAGCCAGACCCAGCCTCAACCGGGTCAGAAGGAGTCTGTGCAGCCCCAGGCCCAGCCCCaggcccagccccagccccaggcccAGCCCCAGGCCCAGCCCCAGGCCCAGGCCCAGCCCCAGGCCCAGCCCCAGGCCCAGCCCCAGGCCCAGCCCCAGGCCCAGCCTCAGGCCCAGGCCCAGGCCCAGGACCCTCGTCGGGGCTCCAACCCAGCCTTAGGGCAGGTAGTAACACGCCTCACAGGGCTGATTAATGAGCAGTGGGCCCAGCTGGGTAGCAGCCAAGAGAAGCCGGACAAGCAGGAGACCCCCAGCCCCAGCACCCAGAAGCCTGCACCCGGGCAGGGGAAGCCCGCCGCGGGGAAGCCTTCAACGGGCAAATCAGCAGGGAAGTCAGGGCCGTCTAAGATGAGCTCCATCCAGAGCCAGCTGGTCAGCTCCCTCAGTGCCCTGTCTGCATTCTACTCCCCTGGACAGAAGGCTGCTGCCAGCAAACAACAAG gtctGAAATCCATCATGAAGAAGAACGATGCTGCTGACAAGcaggggaacagaggaggagccAAGAAGAATCTCAAGTTTGTGGGAGTCAACGGAGG GTATGAGACCACCTCCAGTGAGGAGGAGTCCagtggggaggagaaggaggaggctgAGGAGGAGGTGGACAGCTCTGAGCccgaggagcaggaggaggagcagtgggagaaggaagagcaggaggagggagCTGGAGAAGCCCAGGGCCAGGGAGAGGCCACTGCCACAGGAGAGGAGGCCCAGGGAGCAGGAGCCCAGGCAAGGGAGACAGAGGGCCAGGGAGACCCTCAGGACCCAGACACCAGCCAGGCGCTCCTGGAGCAGCAGCCAGAAGCAgg GGAGACGATAGATAAGGACTTCATGGAGGCGTGTCACTACATTAAGGATCGCATGGCAGAGGTGGCAACCCCTGATAAAGAAATG aGGCACGTCCTGACGGTGTTGTACCAGGAGTGGTTCCGTGTGTCCAGTCAGAAGGACTCTCTGGCAGACACCGTCACCCTCTATCTGAGAGAGGTGGGCATCGCCACGCCAACCCTCCTGCGTTACATCGTAAACCTGGCCGATGGTAACGGCAACACAGCGCTCCACTACAGCGTGTCCCACTCCAACTTCCCTGTGGTCAAACTGCTGCTGGACACTG gtcTGTGTGAGGTGGATACCCAGAACAAGGCAGGCTACACAGCGGTGATGCTGGCCTCTCTGACAGCTGCTGATGGACCAGACGACATGGAGGTGGCTCTGCAGCTGCTGAGACAGGGAGATGTCAACGCCCGAGCCAGCCAG GCAGGGCAGACGGCCCTCATGCTGGCCGTCAGCCACGGTCGCACAGCCATGGTGCGGTTGCTGCTGAGCTGTCAGGCTGACCTCAACGTTCAGGACAAAGACGGTTCGACCGCACTCATGTGTGCATGTGAGCACGGTCACACAGAGATCGCTCGAATACTACTCGAGTCTGACCACTGTGACACCAGCCTCACAGACAAG gatGGTCAGAGTGCTCTGTCGGTGGCGGTAGCAGCCTCCCACAGTGAGATAGTTGAACTTCTGAAGACCCACTCTGACTCCACCACCCAGGCCTCTaacccctcctccaccaccacctcagccaccatcatcaccaccaccaccgcctCTCTCCTCTGA